A single window of Haliotis asinina isolate JCU_RB_2024 chromosome 5, JCU_Hal_asi_v2, whole genome shotgun sequence DNA harbors:
- the LOC137284053 gene encoding probable inactive protein kinase DDB_G0270444: MDAVTVEELTEDILLREELTEDILIKEKLTEDILLREELTEDILLREELTEDILIREELTEDILLREELTEDILIREELTEDILIKKKLTEDILLREELTEDILIREELTEDILLREELTEDILIREELTEDILIREELTEDILIREELTEDILIREELTEDILIREELTEDILLREELTEDILLREELTEDILIREELTEDILIREELTEDILIREELTEDILIKEKLTEDILLREELTEDILIREELTEDMLIREELTEDILIREELTVDILIRKELTEDILLREQLTEDIFIREELTEDILLREELTEDMLIREELTEDILIREELTEDILIREELTEDILLREELAEDILIREELTEDILLREELTEDILLREELTEDILIREELTEDILIREELTEDILIREELTEDILIKEKLTEDILLREELTEDILIREELSGDILLREQLAEDILIREELAEDILIREELTEDILIREELTEGILIREELSLR; the protein is encoded by the exons atggatgcagtgactgt GGAAGAGTTGACAGAAGACATCCTGTTAAGGGAAGAGTTGACAGAAGACATCCTAATAAAGGAAAAGTTGACAGAAGACATCCTGTTAAGGGAAGAGTTGACAGAAGACATCCTGTTAAGGGAAGAGTTGACAGAAGACATCCTGATAAGGGAAGAGTTGACAGAAGACATCCTGTTAAGGGAAGAGCTGACAGAAGACATCCTGATAAGGGAAGAGTTGACAGAAGACATCCTAATAAAGAAAAAGTTGACAGAAGACATCCTGTTAAGGGAAGAGTTGACAGAAGACATCCTGATAAGGGAAGAGTTGACAGAAGACATCCTGTTAAGGGAAGAGTTGACAGAAGACATCCTGATAAGGGAAGAGTTGACAGAAGACATCCTAATAAGGGAAGAGTTGACAGAAGACATCCTGATAAGGGAAGAGTTGACAGAAGACATCCTAATAAGGGAAGAGTTGACAGAAGACATCCTGATAAGGGAAGAGTTGACAGAAGACATCCTGTTAAGGGAAGAGTTGACAGAAGACATCCTGTTAAGGGAAGAGTTGACAGAAGACATCCTGATAAGGGAAGAGTTGACAGAAGACATCCTGATAAGGGAAGAGTTGACAGAAGACATCCTGATAAGGGAAGAGTTGACAGAAGACATCCTAATAAAGGAAAAGTTGACAGAAGACATTCTGTTAAGGGAAGAGTTGACAGAAGACATCCTGATAAGGGAAGAGTTGACAGAAGACATGCTGATAAGGGAAGAGTTGACAGAAGACATCCTAATAAGGGAAGAGCTGACTGTAGACATCTTAATAAGGAAAGAGCTGACAGAAGACATCCTGCTAAGGGAACAGTTGACAGAAGACATCTTTATAAGGGAAGAGTTGACAGAAGACATCCTGTTAAGGGAAGAGTTGACAGAAGACATGCTGATAAGGGAAGAGCTGACAGAAGACATCCTGATAAGGGAAGAGCTGACAGAAGACATCTTAATTAGGGAAGAGCTGACAGAAGACATCCTTTTAAGGGAAGAGTTGGCAGAAGACATCCTAATAAGGGAAGAGTTGACAGAAGACATCCTGTTAAGGGAAGAGTTGACAGAAGACATCCTGTTAAGGGAAGAGTTGACAGAAGACATCCTGATAAGGGAAGAGTTGACAGAAGACATCCTGATAAGGGAAGAGTTGACAGAAGACATCCTGATAAGAGAAGAGTTGACAGAAGACATCCTAATAAAGGAAAAGTTGACAGAAGACATTCTGTTAAGGGAAGAGTTGACAGAGGACATCCTAATAAGGGAAGAGTTGTCAGGAGATATCCTGCTAAGGGAACAGTTGGCAGAAGACATCCTAATAAGGGAAGAGTTGGCAGAAGACATCCTAATAAGGGAAGAGTTGACAGAGGACATCCTAATAAGGGAAGAGCTGACAGAGGGCATCCTAATAAGGGAAGAGTTGTCATTAAGATAG